One part of the Terrimicrobium sacchariphilum genome encodes these proteins:
- a CDS encoding SDR family oxidoreductase, whose amino-acid sequence MKILIAGGNGLIGKKLAVLLERTGNEVVAASRSSGVDLMTGKGLDAAIRGVDAVVDVLNSPSFEDQAVLEFFQATTTHLLQAEAATGVKHHVALSVVGSDRVPDSGYLRAKSAQENLIKAANVPFTILRATQFFEFAPGIAQFSVVDGKYRLPTALMQPVAADDVAACLVEVVSAAPRNGILELGGPEKIRLHEFVDRYLKATEVPHTIEIDPTATYFGAAIDDRSLVPQGHAVLGNLRYQDWLENLRF is encoded by the coding sequence ATGAAAATCCTCATCGCAGGCGGAAACGGACTCATCGGAAAGAAACTCGCAGTTCTTCTCGAAAGAACAGGAAATGAAGTTGTGGCGGCCTCGCGTTCTTCCGGCGTGGATTTGATGACGGGGAAAGGACTTGATGCGGCAATTCGAGGCGTCGACGCGGTCGTGGACGTGCTGAACTCTCCCTCCTTCGAGGACCAGGCGGTCCTCGAGTTCTTCCAGGCAACCACGACCCATCTCCTCCAGGCTGAGGCTGCCACAGGTGTGAAACACCACGTGGCACTCTCGGTCGTCGGGAGCGATCGGGTGCCGGATTCCGGATACCTGCGCGCCAAGTCTGCTCAAGAGAACCTCATCAAGGCCGCTAACGTGCCGTTTACCATCTTACGCGCTACGCAGTTTTTTGAGTTCGCGCCAGGGATTGCCCAGTTTTCGGTGGTAGACGGAAAATATCGCCTGCCAACGGCCCTCATGCAGCCCGTGGCGGCGGATGATGTGGCGGCCTGTCTGGTAGAGGTGGTTTCTGCCGCGCCGCGGAACGGAATCCTGGAACTCGGCGGCCCCGAGAAGATCCGGCTCCATGAGTTCGTCGATCGCTATCTGAAGGCGACTGAGGTGCCCCATACGATTGAGATTGATCCGACCGCGACCTATTTTGGAGCGGCAATCGATGATCGCAGTCTGGTTCCACAAGGTCATGCCGTTTTGGGGAATCTTCGGTATCAGGACTGGTTGGAGAACCTCCGCTTCTAG
- a CDS encoding NADAR family protein: MNPTSVCFYKPNEAFGLLTNFARLPIEVEGKVWPTTEHYFQAQKFHDEAYRECIRAAETPREAADLGRSRDVPLRPDWEEIKDDVMRRAIAEKVRQHQSVRDVLLSTGDSLLVEHTPRDSYWGNGGDGSGKNMLGKILMEARSKLRSGEL, translated from the coding sequence ATGAATCCGACGTCTGTCTGCTTTTACAAACCGAACGAGGCTTTTGGCCTCCTGACGAACTTCGCCCGGCTCCCGATCGAGGTGGAGGGGAAGGTCTGGCCGACGACGGAGCATTATTTCCAAGCGCAGAAATTCCACGACGAGGCCTACCGCGAATGTATCCGTGCCGCCGAGACACCACGGGAAGCCGCCGACCTGGGCCGCAGCCGGGATGTCCCGCTCCGCCCGGATTGGGAAGAGATCAAGGACGACGTCATGCGCCGTGCCATCGCGGAGAAAGTCCGACAGCATCAATCCGTCCGCGATGTCCTGCTCTCCACGGGAGACAGCCTCCTCGTCGAACATACCCCACGGGACAGTTACTGGGGCAATGGCGGAGACGGGAGCGGAAAGAACATGCTGGGCAAGATCCTGATGGAAGCCCGGAGCAAGCTGCGATCTGGAGAGCTGTAG
- a CDS encoding hemolysin family protein, producing MTLLTLGWQLLVILLLVFANGFFVAAEFAIVKIRASQLKPMLRQGDWRVPMALKAVNNLDACLSATQLGITLSSLGLGWLGEPFLAHWLTPIFHWLGIPVSFHHTLAFTLAFATITFLHIVLGELAPKSLAIQRPREVSLGVAAPLLVFHYIFYPFIYILNGTANTFLRWAGLQPASEGEHGFSADELEYVLSHSRHVHRSDALINKIMVRSLRLRDVTAQQVMLPRDQVIALWADKPTEENLRIAQASGHSRYPVCQGSIDDVLGMVLVKEWLWQIQALGPEASFQPLIRPVLTFTPRTPLPTLLELFRSSRSHLAVVLDADEKMAGIITFEDALEEIVGEIRDELDIERGPIYEQTENSILVDGSLSMRELRAETGWNFEYQPRETVETWIKRQFPEAIARDAELKLEEFRVEIVVVQASGIRRVRITRVSEQEQS from the coding sequence ATGACCTTACTTACTCTCGGCTGGCAGTTGCTGGTCATCCTCCTCCTCGTGTTCGCCAACGGCTTTTTCGTGGCGGCGGAGTTTGCCATCGTCAAGATCCGGGCCAGTCAGCTGAAACCCATGCTTCGCCAAGGCGACTGGCGGGTACCGATGGCGCTCAAGGCGGTCAACAACCTCGATGCCTGCCTCTCCGCCACCCAGCTCGGCATCACACTTTCCAGTCTCGGCCTCGGCTGGCTGGGCGAACCCTTCCTCGCCCATTGGCTCACGCCGATTTTTCACTGGCTCGGCATTCCGGTCAGTTTCCACCATACGCTCGCCTTTACGCTGGCTTTTGCGACGATCACGTTTCTGCACATCGTCCTGGGTGAGCTTGCACCGAAGTCGCTCGCTATCCAGCGCCCACGCGAGGTCTCGCTCGGGGTGGCTGCTCCGCTGCTGGTCTTTCATTATATCTTCTACCCGTTCATCTATATCCTGAACGGAACGGCCAACACCTTCCTGCGCTGGGCGGGGCTTCAGCCCGCATCGGAGGGGGAACATGGCTTCTCTGCCGACGAGCTGGAGTACGTCCTGAGCCATTCCCGCCACGTCCATCGCTCCGACGCCCTGATCAACAAGATCATGGTGCGTTCCCTTCGCCTGCGCGACGTGACCGCCCAGCAGGTGATGCTGCCTCGCGATCAGGTGATCGCCCTGTGGGCCGACAAGCCGACGGAGGAAAACCTGCGCATCGCCCAGGCCAGCGGGCATAGTCGCTATCCGGTCTGTCAGGGCAGCATTGATGACGTGCTGGGGATGGTACTGGTGAAGGAATGGCTCTGGCAGATCCAGGCGCTCGGTCCAGAGGCATCTTTCCAGCCGCTGATCCGGCCCGTGCTGACTTTCACCCCGCGCACTCCCCTGCCGACCCTGCTGGAGCTTTTCCGGAGTTCCCGCAGCCACCTTGCCGTCGTGCTGGACGCCGACGAGAAAATGGCGGGCATCATCACCTTTGAAGACGCGCTTGAGGAAATCGTCGGCGAAATCCGCGATGAACTCGATATCGAGCGGGGGCCCATCTACGAGCAGACCGAGAATTCGATCCTTGTCGACGGAAGCCTCTCCATGCGGGAACTGCGTGCGGAGACAGGATGGAACTTTGAGTACCAACCCCGGGAGACGGTTGAGACGTGGATCAAGCGGCAGTTCCCGGAAGCCATCGCCCGGGATGCCGAGCTGAAGCTGGAGGAGTTCCGCGTCGAAATCGTTGTTGTTCAGGCCTCTGGAATCCGGCGCGTCAGAATTACGCGTGTCAGCGAACAAGAGCAATCATGA
- the speA gene encoding biosynthetic arginine decarboxylase, with protein sequence MSDFGREDAIALYNVDRWGGGYFTVNKRGNVTVMPNGSSDQKIDLTEIIREAKSRNLSFPLTVRFHDLLRDRVETINRAFADAIAESGYQNVYRGVFPIKVNQLREVVEEILDAGKPWHFGIEAGSKPELIAAMALHSDPESLIICNGYKDTSFIRNALVARKLGKIVILVVEKLEELKHILKVAADMNVEPMIGLRVRLLSKGAGKWATSGGENAKFGLSTADLVRASDMLAENGLSQALKLVHFHVGSQVPDIGTIKRAVKEASRFYAKLSKMGHQIEYLDVGGGLGVDYDGSRTTFDSSTNYSLNEYARDIVYSVMEVCNAEHVAHPTIVSESGRAIVAHHSVLIVETFGSIEKNSISTDTVTAEPGDPPLVQDIIELSENIGKKNRLESLHDAQEIRERAQSMFDLGMLDLRAKARIETVYWQIAEEVVAMFRGMRYIPEEVKEMEVALGDQFLCNFSVFQSLLDHWALGQLFPVMPISRLNELPDRNATMVDITCDSDGKVSKFVDLQDVKETLPVHRWVPGEPYYMGFFLVGAYQDIMGDMHNLFGRVNEMHIYLDEDEDAGYYVEEVLPGSTIGQVLTLTQWDTNELARRIKAQVDAAIKGDRLKPNEAMKLLDDYEKSLNTYTYLNFDDQNTK encoded by the coding sequence ATGTCTGATTTTGGTCGAGAAGATGCCATTGCTCTCTACAACGTGGATCGTTGGGGCGGAGGGTACTTTACCGTTAATAAACGCGGCAACGTCACTGTGATGCCGAATGGGTCGAGCGACCAGAAAATCGATCTCACCGAGATCATCCGCGAAGCCAAGTCGCGAAATCTCAGTTTTCCGCTGACCGTGCGTTTCCACGACCTCCTGCGTGATCGGGTGGAGACGATCAACCGCGCTTTCGCCGATGCCATCGCGGAATCCGGTTACCAGAACGTCTACCGCGGCGTATTTCCCATCAAGGTGAACCAACTGCGTGAGGTGGTGGAGGAGATCCTGGATGCGGGCAAGCCATGGCATTTCGGCATCGAGGCGGGCAGCAAGCCTGAGCTCATTGCCGCCATGGCGCTGCACAGCGACCCTGAGAGCCTGATTATTTGCAACGGCTACAAGGACACGTCGTTCATTCGCAATGCCCTCGTCGCTCGCAAGCTCGGCAAGATCGTCATTCTCGTGGTCGAGAAGCTCGAGGAGCTCAAACACATTCTCAAGGTAGCTGCCGACATGAACGTCGAGCCGATGATCGGCCTTCGTGTGCGCTTGCTTTCCAAGGGCGCTGGCAAATGGGCCACCAGCGGTGGTGAGAATGCGAAGTTTGGCCTGTCGACCGCCGACCTTGTACGCGCCAGCGACATGCTGGCCGAGAACGGACTTTCCCAGGCTCTCAAGCTCGTCCATTTCCACGTCGGCTCGCAGGTGCCCGATATCGGCACGATCAAGCGCGCGGTGAAGGAAGCCTCCCGCTTCTACGCCAAGCTCTCCAAGATGGGCCACCAGATCGAGTACCTCGATGTCGGCGGCGGTCTGGGCGTTGACTACGACGGCTCGCGCACGACCTTTGACAGCTCGACCAACTACTCGCTGAACGAATACGCCCGCGATATTGTTTACAGTGTCATGGAGGTGTGCAACGCCGAGCATGTCGCGCATCCCACCATCGTGAGCGAAAGCGGACGCGCCATTGTGGCCCACCATTCCGTGCTCATCGTTGAGACCTTTGGCTCGATTGAGAAAAACTCCATTAGCACCGATACGGTGACCGCCGAACCGGGCGACCCGCCGCTGGTGCAGGATATCATCGAACTTTCCGAGAACATCGGGAAAAAGAACCGCCTGGAGAGCCTGCACGACGCGCAGGAAATCCGTGAGCGTGCGCAGTCGATGTTTGACCTCGGTATGCTCGACCTTCGCGCCAAGGCTCGCATCGAGACCGTCTACTGGCAGATTGCCGAGGAGGTCGTCGCGATGTTCCGCGGGATGCGTTACATCCCCGAGGAAGTGAAGGAAATGGAAGTCGCGCTCGGCGACCAGTTCCTGTGCAACTTCAGCGTTTTCCAATCGCTCCTCGATCACTGGGCGCTCGGCCAGCTTTTCCCGGTCATGCCGATTTCGCGACTCAACGAACTTCCCGACCGTAACGCCACGATGGTCGACATCACCTGCGACTCGGATGGCAAGGTGAGCAAGTTTGTCGACCTTCAGGACGTGAAGGAAACCCTGCCTGTGCATCGCTGGGTTCCCGGCGAGCCCTACTATATGGGTTTCTTCCTCGTAGGCGCCTATCAGGACATCATGGGCGACATGCACAATCTCTTTGGCCGCGTCAATGAGATGCACATCTATCTCGATGAGGACGAGGATGCCGGCTACTATGTCGAGGAGGTGCTCCCCGGTAGCACGATCGGGCAGGTGTTGACCCTCACGCAATGGGACACCAATGAGCTGGCCCGCCGCATCAAGGCCCAGGTCGACGCTGCCATCAAGGGCGACCGGCTCAAGCCTAATGAGGCGATGAAGCTTCTCGACGACTACGAAAAGAGTTTAAATACCTACACCTACCTGAATTTCGACGACCAGAACACGAAGTGA
- the gcvT gene encoding glycine cleavage system aminomethyltransferase GcvT, with protein sequence MSARRTPLYDSHLAAGGRMVDFAGWEMPVQYTGILQEHSTVRTACGAFDISHMGEFFVSGAGSVAWLDGLLTNKVAALEIGQAQYSLMLNEQGGVIDDLIVYRMGEESFLIIVNAAKIDEDEAWMRKHLVPGIEFANKSDDYAALAIQGPKSGAVYEALFGQPLPEQRNRIVVHGDIYAVITGYTGEVGFEIVVPATKAAEYWDKVLAAGAVPAGLGARDTLRLEMCYPLNGSDLSPEHTPLEAGLGFFVDVLKGDFIGRERLLEQKSKGLTQRLSAIEVIGKCPPIRSHYPVLAFGKKVAETTSGALSPSLQKGIALAYLPIELAKVGQELEIEVRGKAYSAVVVKKPFYQPKP encoded by the coding sequence GTGAGCGCACGCCGCACCCCATTATATGATAGCCATCTCGCCGCAGGCGGCCGGATGGTGGACTTTGCCGGCTGGGAGATGCCGGTTCAATACACCGGAATCCTCCAGGAACACTCCACGGTACGAACCGCTTGTGGAGCTTTCGACATCTCCCACATGGGCGAGTTTTTCGTCTCGGGTGCGGGTAGCGTAGCCTGGCTCGATGGCCTGCTGACCAACAAGGTCGCGGCGCTGGAGATCGGGCAGGCACAATATTCGCTCATGCTCAACGAGCAGGGCGGTGTGATCGACGATTTGATCGTCTACCGCATGGGCGAGGAGAGTTTTCTCATCATCGTCAACGCAGCTAAGATCGACGAGGACGAGGCCTGGATGCGGAAGCATCTCGTTCCCGGCATCGAGTTTGCCAACAAGAGCGACGACTACGCTGCTCTGGCGATTCAAGGGCCCAAGTCGGGCGCGGTTTACGAGGCGCTCTTTGGGCAGCCTCTTCCGGAGCAACGCAATCGCATCGTGGTGCATGGCGACATTTACGCCGTGATCACAGGATACACGGGCGAGGTGGGATTTGAGATCGTGGTTCCCGCTACCAAGGCTGCCGAGTACTGGGACAAGGTGCTCGCCGCCGGAGCTGTACCGGCGGGCCTGGGCGCACGCGATACCCTGCGCCTGGAGATGTGCTATCCGCTCAATGGCTCCGACCTTTCGCCGGAGCATACCCCCTTGGAGGCCGGACTCGGCTTTTTCGTGGATGTGCTCAAAGGCGACTTCATCGGCCGCGAGCGTCTGCTCGAGCAGAAGTCCAAGGGACTGACACAACGCCTCTCCGCTATCGAGGTCATTGGAAAGTGTCCGCCGATTCGTTCGCACTACCCGGTGCTCGCCTTCGGCAAGAAAGTGGCCGAGACGACCAGCGGCGCGCTTTCGCCCAGTCTCCAAAAGGGAATCGCCCTCGCGTATCTGCCAATCGAGCTTGCCAAGGTCGGGCAGGAACTTGAAATTGAAGTTCGCGGAAAAGCGTACAGCGCCGTCGTAGTGAAGAAACCTTTTTACCAGCCGAAACCATGA
- the gcvH gene encoding glycine cleavage system protein GcvH, whose protein sequence is MNVPDDLKYAESHEWIRVEGDIGTVGITDHAQEELTDIVFAEPPKVGETFGVKSAAAVVESVKAASDIYTPVSGEIVEINPAIVDNPALLNTDPHGEGWIFKIKLSNPSELDALLDAAAYRELIAK, encoded by the coding sequence ATGAATGTTCCCGATGATTTGAAATATGCCGAAAGCCACGAATGGATCCGAGTCGAAGGAGACATCGGTACGGTGGGAATCACGGATCATGCGCAGGAAGAGCTGACCGATATCGTCTTTGCCGAGCCTCCGAAAGTCGGCGAGACCTTCGGCGTCAAGTCGGCTGCGGCCGTGGTGGAATCCGTCAAGGCGGCCAGCGACATTTACACTCCGGTTTCCGGTGAGATCGTGGAGATCAATCCCGCCATCGTCGACAATCCGGCTCTGCTCAACACCGACCCGCATGGCGAAGGCTGGATCTTCAAGATCAAGCTCTCCAACCCGTCCGAACTCGACGCGCTTCTCGACGCTGCTGCTTATCGTGAGCTGATCGCGAAATGA
- the gcvP gene encoding aminomethyl-transferring glycine dehydrogenase, which yields MSGVPFARRHIGPSAAEVAEMLHTIGVETLDALIDQTVPAEIRRRELLNLPDARSEEKALSDLAEIMEHNELKQSLIGMGYANTHLPAVIRRKILENPGWYTAYTPYQAEISQGRMEALLNFQTMICDLTGMQISNASLLDESTAAAEAMAMARDIKGGDTLYVAEDCHPQTIALLRTRAEPMGIRVVVGSVHQLPSEPVFGVVVQYPATDGVIHDLRSVVEKIHAAGAVAIVAADLLALTLITPPGECGADIVVGSAQRFGVPYGYGGPHAGFLATKDEFKRKMPGRLIGISRDAEGRPALRLTLQTREQHIRREKATSNICTAQVLLAVIASMYAAYHGPEGLKGIARRIHGTTRKLAAALQARGWAVHQGPYFDTIRLWLAGDYAKDLLRLAESRGINLRKLDEHAITLTLDETCDDISALLDLFELTPEDVAAEVAEIIPAAQQRTSEFLTHPVFNSYHTETELLRYIQRLESRDLSLTTSMIPLGSCTMKLNAAAEMYPVTWEKVGGLHPFIPKHQAKGYHLMFRQLERWLAEITGFAAVSLQPNAGSQGEYAGLLAIRAYLHSKGETQRNICLIPTSAHGTNPASAVMAGLKVVAVACDALGNIDVADLDKKIEAHRDSLAALMVTYPSTHGVFEEGIKAICAKVHAAGGQVYMDGANMNAQVGLCRPGDIGADVCHLNLHKTFCIPHGGGGPGVGPICVAAHLASFLPGHSVISLGREHTVGEIAQAPWGSASILVISWMYIAMMGPNGLVEATEAAILNANYIAARLEKYFPILYKGSQGRVAHECIVDFREWKQRAGIEVEDVAKRLMDYGFHAPTMSWPVPGTLMIEPTESESKAELDRFCDALIAIHQELVEIELGTLSKTDNPLKNAPHTAQAVIADDWAHPYSRERAAYPVPRLREHKFWPAVARVDNVYGDRNIMCSCPSVEEVAG from the coding sequence ATGAGCGGGGTGCCATTCGCCCGCCGTCACATCGGTCCCTCGGCAGCCGAAGTCGCAGAAATGCTCCACACCATCGGTGTGGAGACGCTCGACGCCCTCATCGATCAAACCGTGCCGGCGGAAATCCGCCGCCGCGAGTTGCTCAATCTCCCGGACGCCCGCTCGGAGGAAAAGGCCCTCAGCGATCTCGCCGAGATCATGGAGCACAATGAGCTCAAGCAGAGCCTCATTGGCATGGGCTACGCGAATACGCATCTTCCCGCGGTGATCCGCCGCAAGATCCTGGAGAATCCTGGCTGGTACACAGCCTACACGCCGTATCAGGCGGAAATCTCCCAGGGTCGCATGGAGGCGCTGCTCAATTTCCAGACGATGATCTGCGACCTCACGGGGATGCAGATTTCCAATGCCTCCCTGCTCGACGAGTCCACCGCCGCCGCCGAGGCGATGGCGATGGCTCGCGACATCAAGGGCGGCGACACGCTTTACGTCGCGGAGGATTGCCATCCGCAAACCATCGCGCTGCTGCGCACTCGCGCGGAGCCCATGGGCATCCGCGTTGTCGTGGGCTCGGTCCACCAGCTTCCCTCAGAACCCGTTTTTGGTGTGGTTGTTCAATACCCGGCGACCGACGGCGTGATTCACGACCTGCGTTCCGTGGTGGAAAAAATCCACGCGGCAGGAGCTGTTGCCATCGTGGCGGCGGATCTTCTTGCTCTCACGCTGATCACTCCTCCGGGAGAATGCGGCGCGGATATCGTGGTCGGCTCGGCCCAGCGCTTTGGCGTTCCCTATGGCTACGGCGGACCTCATGCCGGTTTCCTCGCCACCAAGGATGAGTTCAAACGCAAGATGCCGGGCCGTTTGATCGGCATCTCCCGCGACGCGGAGGGCCGTCCGGCCCTGCGTCTCACCTTGCAGACTCGCGAGCAGCACATCCGTCGCGAAAAGGCGACGAGCAACATCTGCACGGCTCAGGTTCTGCTGGCTGTCATTGCCTCGATGTACGCGGCCTATCATGGCCCGGAGGGGCTGAAAGGTATCGCCCGGCGCATCCATGGAACGACCCGTAAACTCGCGGCTGCCCTGCAGGCGAGGGGATGGGCGGTTCATCAGGGGCCCTACTTCGACACCATTCGGCTATGGCTGGCGGGTGACTATGCGAAGGACCTCCTGCGTCTGGCCGAGTCTCGCGGCATCAATCTCCGCAAGCTCGACGAGCACGCGATCACGCTGACGCTGGACGAAACCTGCGACGACATCTCGGCCCTGCTCGATCTCTTTGAGTTGACGCCTGAGGACGTGGCTGCCGAGGTCGCCGAGATCATTCCCGCCGCCCAGCAGCGTACGAGCGAGTTTCTTACCCATCCGGTCTTCAATTCCTATCATACGGAAACGGAACTGCTGCGCTACATCCAGCGCCTCGAGTCGCGCGACTTGTCGCTCACGACCTCGATGATTCCACTCGGCTCCTGCACGATGAAGCTGAATGCGGCAGCTGAGATGTACCCGGTCACCTGGGAAAAGGTCGGCGGTTTGCATCCCTTCATCCCGAAGCATCAGGCCAAAGGGTATCATCTCATGTTCCGACAGTTGGAGCGCTGGCTCGCTGAGATCACGGGCTTTGCCGCCGTTTCGCTCCAGCCGAATGCCGGTTCCCAGGGCGAATACGCGGGCCTGCTCGCGATCCGCGCCTACCTTCATTCCAAGGGCGAAACCCAGCGCAATATCTGTCTGATCCCGACCTCCGCGCATGGCACCAATCCCGCCAGCGCCGTCATGGCCGGTCTCAAGGTGGTGGCGGTGGCGTGTGATGCGCTCGGCAACATCGACGTGGCCGACCTCGACAAGAAGATCGAGGCGCACCGCGATTCCCTCGCCGCGCTCATGGTGACTTATCCGTCAACGCATGGCGTCTTCGAGGAGGGCATCAAGGCGATCTGCGCCAAGGTTCACGCCGCAGGCGGTCAGGTTTACATGGACGGCGCCAACATGAATGCCCAGGTCGGCCTCTGCCGTCCGGGCGACATCGGCGCGGACGTCTGCCACCTGAATCTCCATAAGACCTTTTGCATTCCGCACGGCGGAGGCGGTCCCGGTGTCGGGCCGATCTGCGTCGCGGCGCATCTGGCTTCCTTCCTGCCCGGTCACTCCGTGATCAGCCTCGGACGCGAACACACCGTTGGCGAAATCGCCCAGGCCCCTTGGGGTAGCGCGAGCATCCTCGTCATATCCTGGATGTACATCGCCATGATGGGACCGAACGGTCTCGTCGAGGCGACCGAAGCCGCCATTCTCAACGCGAACTACATCGCCGCCCGCCTGGAGAAGTATTTCCCGATCCTTTACAAAGGATCGCAGGGCCGCGTTGCGCACGAGTGCATCGTGGACTTCCGCGAGTGGAAGCAGCGCGCCGGGATCGAGGTGGAGGATGTGGCCAAGCGCCTGATGGATTACGGCTTCCACGCTCCGACCATGAGCTGGCCGGTACCCGGCACGCTCATGATCGAGCCAACCGAGAGTGAATCCAAGGCCGAGCTGGATCGTTTCTGCGATGCGCTCATCGCCATTCACCAGGAGCTCGTCGAGATCGAGCTGGGAACGCTTTCCAAGACGGACAATCCGCTCAAGAACGCTCCGCACACGGCGCAGGCCGTGATCGCTGACGACTGGGCGCATCCGTACAGCCGCGAACGCGCCGCCTATCCGGTGCCGCGCTTGCGCGAGCACAAGTTCTGGCCCGCCGTTGCCCGAGTGGACAACGTCTACGGCGACCGCAACATCATGTGCTCCTGCCCTTCCGTCGAGGAAGTCGCAGGTTGA